The following proteins are co-located in the Robbsia betulipollinis genome:
- the hslU gene encoding ATP-dependent protease ATPase subunit HslU, with amino-acid sequence MSNMTPPEIVSELDKHIIGQGKAKRAVAVALRNRWRRQQVDASLRHEITPKNILMIGPTGVGKTEIARRLAKLADAPFIKIEATKFTEVGYVGRDVDSIIRDLAEIAVKQTRETEMRKVRSKAEDQAEDRILDLLLPQGKSPAIEEGENATRQTFRKRLREGLLDDKEIDIDVEAPTPTMDIMGPPGMEEMTDQIRGMFANIGGGKKTRRKLKIKEALKLLIDEEAGRLLNDEEVKTRAIHNIEQNGIVFLDEIDKIASRGEGGSGGEVSRQGVQRDLLPLVEGTTVNTKYGMVKTDHILFIASGAFHLAKPSDLIPELQGRLPIRVELDSLSVEDFESILVSTDASLVKQYQALLETEGVALRFAPDGIRRLAEIAFSVNEKTENIGARRLYTVMEKLLEEVSFTAGTSGANELQVDAAYVEQALGEVAGNEDLSRYVL; translated from the coding sequence ATGAGCAACATGACCCCTCCCGAGATCGTCTCGGAACTCGACAAACACATCATCGGCCAGGGCAAGGCCAAGCGGGCCGTCGCGGTCGCCCTGCGCAACCGCTGGCGCCGGCAGCAGGTGGACGCCTCGCTGCGCCACGAGATCACGCCGAAGAACATCCTGATGATCGGCCCGACCGGCGTCGGCAAGACCGAGATCGCCCGGCGGCTCGCGAAGCTCGCGGACGCGCCCTTCATCAAGATCGAAGCCACCAAGTTCACCGAAGTGGGCTACGTGGGCCGCGACGTCGACAGCATCATCCGCGACCTCGCCGAGATCGCCGTCAAGCAGACGCGCGAGACCGAGATGCGCAAGGTGCGCAGCAAGGCCGAGGACCAGGCCGAGGATCGCATCCTCGACCTGCTGCTGCCGCAGGGCAAGTCGCCGGCCATCGAGGAAGGCGAGAACGCCACGCGCCAGACCTTCCGCAAGCGCCTGCGCGAGGGCTTGCTCGACGACAAGGAAATCGATATCGACGTCGAGGCCCCCACGCCGACGATGGACATCATGGGTCCACCGGGCATGGAAGAGATGACCGACCAGATCCGCGGCATGTTCGCCAATATCGGCGGCGGGAAGAAAACCCGGCGCAAGCTGAAGATCAAGGAAGCGCTGAAGCTGCTGATCGACGAGGAAGCGGGACGCCTGCTCAACGACGAGGAAGTGAAGACGCGCGCGATCCACAATATCGAGCAGAACGGCATCGTGTTCCTCGACGAGATCGACAAGATCGCCTCGCGTGGCGAAGGCGGCAGCGGCGGCGAGGTATCGCGCCAGGGCGTGCAGCGCGATCTTCTGCCGCTGGTCGAGGGCACCACGGTGAACACGAAGTACGGGATGGTGAAGACCGATCACATCCTCTTCATCGCCAGCGGTGCATTCCATCTCGCCAAGCCGAGCGACCTGATCCCCGAGTTGCAGGGGCGTCTGCCGATCCGCGTCGAACTCGATTCGCTGTCGGTCGAGGATTTCGAATCGATCCTGGTAAGCACCGATGCGAGCCTGGTGAAGCAGTATCAGGCCTTGCTGGAGACCGAGGGCGTGGCGCTGCGCTTCGCCCCGGACGGCATCCGCCGGCTCGCCGAGATCGCGTTCTCGGTGAATGAAAAGACCGAGAACATCGGCGCGCGGCGGCTCTATACCGTGATGGAAAAGCTGCTCGAGGAAGTGTCGTTCACCGCCGGCACCAGCGGCGCGAACGAGTTGCAGGTGGATGCCGCCTATGTCGAGCAGGCACTGGGCGAAGTCGCCGGCAACGAAGACCTGTCGCGTTACGTCCTGTAG
- the hslV gene encoding ATP-dependent protease subunit HslV, translating into MEQYHGTTIVSVRRGNQVSLGGDGQVTLGNIVMKGTARKVRRIYHDKVLVGFAGGTADAFSLLDRFEAKLEKHQGNLTRAAVELAKDWRTDRMLRRLEAMLITADAETTLVITGNGDVLDPEGGICAIGSGGAYAQAAARALADNTDLDVRQIVEKSLSIAGDMCIYTNHSRVIETIGLD; encoded by the coding sequence ATGGAGCAATATCACGGCACGACCATCGTTTCCGTCCGGCGCGGCAATCAGGTGTCGCTCGGCGGCGATGGCCAGGTCACGCTGGGAAACATCGTCATGAAGGGCACTGCCCGCAAGGTGCGGCGGATCTATCACGACAAGGTGCTGGTCGGCTTCGCCGGCGGCACCGCCGATGCGTTCTCCCTGCTCGACCGCTTTGAGGCCAAGCTCGAAAAACACCAGGGCAACCTGACCCGCGCCGCCGTCGAACTCGCCAAGGACTGGCGTACCGACCGGATGCTGCGCCGCCTGGAAGCCATGTTGATCACGGCGGACGCCGAGACGACGCTCGTGATCACCGGCAACGGCGACGTGCTCGACCCCGAAGGCGGCATCTGCGCGATCGGTTCGGGCGGTGCGTACGCGCAGGCCGCGGCCCGCGCGCTGGCCGACAACACGGATCTGGACGTGCGGCAGATCGTCGAGAAGTCGCTGTCGATCGCCGGCGACATGTGCATTTACACGAACCACAGCCGGGTCATCGAGACCATCGGTCTCGACTGA
- a CDS encoding sensor histidine kinase, whose amino-acid sequence MNDFPQNGHLNLRHLFWLRCLAIAGQVIAMGVACILLGIRLPLLPMSLVILFEVVFNAMTLVRLSRPGQESNRELFGQLCVDLGALTALLLLSGGTLNPFFSLYLPALAIGAAVLPWRLALALTALAVVGCFLLATHALPLVLSEPSNLFELYRTGNWINFLISMALIAWFVARMSRVLRLREAALAEAQQRLLRDERVVALGAQAASIAHEMGSPLSTIALLAEELRESADHDAALAPYRSDFSLLEQQIALCKEALARLQSRAASPNRRRLKPWLESFTEQWRLRHPQAGLETRGTGSDAMAIEDTVAVGQILTILLDNAARASPDHVEFDVSDQPDPAAARISGAAHARLITFRIVDRGPGIPAALRAQVGNMPVRSTQGGAGVGLYLAFVTAARLRGTIELGDASRLGHEAGGEARREAEHASMRADTGAPVSGSGTCAIFTLPATRAEAPDE is encoded by the coding sequence ATGAACGATTTTCCACAAAACGGCCATCTGAACCTGCGTCATCTCTTCTGGCTGCGCTGCCTGGCCATCGCCGGACAGGTCATCGCGATGGGGGTTGCCTGCATCCTGCTGGGCATCCGTTTGCCCTTGCTGCCGATGTCGCTGGTGATCCTTTTCGAAGTGGTCTTCAACGCGATGACGCTGGTGCGGCTGTCGCGCCCCGGTCAGGAGAGCAACCGCGAGCTGTTCGGCCAGCTCTGCGTCGACCTGGGCGCGCTGACGGCGCTGCTGCTGCTGTCCGGCGGCACGCTCAATCCCTTTTTCTCGCTGTATCTGCCCGCGCTGGCGATCGGCGCCGCGGTGCTGCCCTGGCGGCTGGCGCTGGCGCTGACGGCGCTCGCGGTGGTGGGCTGTTTTCTGCTGGCCACGCATGCGCTGCCGCTGGTGCTGAGCGAGCCGAGCAATCTGTTCGAGCTGTATCGCACCGGCAACTGGATCAACTTCCTGATCAGCATGGCGTTGATCGCCTGGTTCGTCGCGCGGATGTCGCGGGTGCTGCGTCTGCGCGAAGCCGCGCTCGCCGAGGCGCAACAGCGCCTGCTGCGCGACGAGCGGGTGGTGGCGCTGGGCGCGCAGGCGGCCAGCATCGCCCACGAGATGGGCTCGCCGCTGTCGACCATCGCCCTGCTGGCGGAGGAATTGCGGGAAAGCGCGGATCACGACGCGGCGCTGGCGCCCTACCGGAGCGATTTCTCGCTGCTGGAGCAGCAAATCGCCCTGTGCAAGGAAGCGCTGGCGCGGTTACAATCGCGCGCCGCGTCGCCGAACCGGCGGCGCCTGAAGCCCTGGCTCGAAAGCTTCACCGAGCAGTGGCGTCTGCGTCACCCGCAGGCGGGGCTCGAGACGCGGGGCACGGGATCGGATGCCATGGCGATCGAGGATACCGTGGCGGTGGGGCAGATCCTGACGATCCTGCTCGACAACGCCGCGCGGGCGAGCCCGGATCACGTCGAATTCGATGTCAGCGACCAGCCGGATCCCGCCGCCGCGCGCATCTCGGGCGCGGCGCATGCCCGGCTCATCACGTTTCGCATCGTCGATCGCGGTCCCGGCATTCCCGCCGCGCTGCGCGCGCAGGTCGGCAACATGCCGGTGCGCAGCACGCAGGGCGGGGCTGGCGTGGGCCTGTATCTGGCGTTCGTGACAGCCGCGCGGCTCCGTGGCACGATCGAACTCGGCGACGCCTCGCGATTGGGGCATGAAGCCGGAGGTGAAGCGAGACGTGAAGCGGAGCATGCGTCGATGCGTGCCGACACAGGCGCGCCGGTATCCGGCAGCGGCACCTGCGCCATTTTTACATTGCCCGCCACGCGGGCCGAGGCTCCCGATGAGTAA
- a CDS encoding CobW family GTP-binding protein, whose translation MSQIPVTILTGFLGSGKTTLLKRILGDAHGMKIAVIENEFGEENIDNDILVQDEGEQIVQMSNGCICCTIRGDLVNALNDLAERRRAKAIHFDRVVIETTGLANPGPVAQTFFMDDKVAEQYLLDAVITLVDAKHANQQLDTQEVVQRQVGFADRLFITKSDLVDAPAVDALRHRLLRMNPRAPIATVNFGEADIKQIFDIRGFNLNDKLEIDPDFLKEDDHGHDHGHDHDHDHAHDHDHGHEGDDHAHCDHDHGKCEHEGHAHHHHAHHDDAIKSFVFRSDRAFDPRKLEDFLGGVLQIYGESLLRYKGVLWMKGVDRRVVFQGVHQMMGTDLSTRWLPSEKKNTKMVFIGIDLPQDLITDGLERCLA comes from the coding sequence ATGAGCCAAATTCCCGTCACGATCCTCACCGGCTTTCTGGGCAGCGGCAAGACGACATTGCTCAAGCGCATCCTGGGCGATGCGCACGGCATGAAGATCGCCGTCATCGAAAACGAGTTCGGCGAAGAGAACATCGACAACGACATCCTCGTCCAGGATGAGGGCGAGCAGATCGTGCAGATGAGCAATGGCTGCATCTGCTGCACGATCCGGGGCGACCTGGTGAACGCGCTGAACGATCTGGCCGAGCGCCGCCGCGCGAAGGCGATCCATTTCGACCGCGTCGTCATCGAGACGACGGGCCTTGCGAACCCCGGCCCGGTCGCGCAGACGTTCTTCATGGACGACAAGGTCGCCGAACAATACCTGCTCGACGCGGTGATCACCCTGGTGGATGCGAAGCACGCGAATCAGCAGCTCGATACGCAGGAAGTCGTGCAGCGTCAGGTCGGATTCGCCGACCGGCTGTTCATCACCAAGTCCGATCTGGTCGACGCGCCCGCGGTCGACGCGCTGCGGCACCGTCTGCTGCGCATGAACCCGCGTGCGCCGATCGCCACCGTGAATTTCGGTGAAGCCGACATCAAGCAGATCTTCGACATCCGCGGCTTCAACCTGAACGACAAGCTGGAGATCGATCCGGATTTCCTCAAGGAAGACGATCACGGCCACGACCACGGCCACGACCATGATCACGACCATGCACATGACCACGATCATGGGCACGAGGGCGACGACCACGCGCATTGCGATCACGACCACGGCAAATGCGAGCACGAGGGCCATGCGCACCACCACCACGCGCACCACGACGACGCGATCAAGTCCTTCGTTTTCCGTAGCGACCGCGCATTCGACCCGCGCAAGCTGGAGGACTTCCTGGGCGGCGTGCTGCAGATCTACGGCGAAAGCCTGCTGCGCTACAAGGGTGTGCTGTGGATGAAGGGCGTGGACCGCCGCGTCGTTTTCCAGGGCGTACACCAGATGATGGGCACCGATCTGTCCACGCGCTGGCTGCCCTCGGAGAAGAAAAACACGAAAATGGTATTCATCGGCATCGACCTGCCGCAGGATCTGATCACGGACGGACTGGAACGCTGCCTTGCCTGA
- the dksA gene encoding RNA polymerase-binding protein DksA, which produces MTTTRILTEDEILAMDDKGYMNEAQLAFFRTRLEQLQTEILRNAGQTTENLRETVIVPDPADRATIEEEHALELRTRDRERKLLKKVQQSLARIESGDYGWCEETGEPIGVPRLIARPTATLSLEAQQRRELRQKLFGD; this is translated from the coding sequence ATGACGACGACACGAATCTTGACTGAAGACGAAATCCTTGCGATGGACGACAAGGGTTACATGAACGAGGCTCAGCTCGCGTTCTTTCGTACTCGGCTTGAACAGCTCCAGACGGAAATCCTCCGGAATGCGGGACAGACTACCGAAAATCTTCGCGAGACGGTCATCGTGCCCGATCCGGCGGACCGCGCGACGATCGAGGAAGAGCATGCGCTGGAATTGCGCACGCGCGACCGCGAGCGCAAGCTGCTGAAGAAGGTGCAGCAGTCGCTGGCGCGCATCGAATCGGGCGATTACGGCTGGTGCGAGGAAACGGGCGAGCCGATCGGCGTGCCACGCCTGATCGCGCGTCCGACCGCGACGCTGTCGCTCGAAGCGCAGCAGCGCCGCGAATTGCGCCAGAAGTTGTTCGGCGACTGA
- the argB gene encoding acetylglutamate kinase, translating into MPDLPDISQLAPALKAELIAEALPYIRQYHGKTVVIKYGGNAMTEERLKQGFARDVVLLKLVGINPVIVHGGGPQIDQALKKIGKQGTFIQGMRVTDEETMEVVEWVLGGEVQQDIVMLINHYGGQAVGLTGKDGGLIHARKMMMPDRERPGEFLDIGQVGEVEAINPAVVKALQDDAFIPVISPIGFDSNGLSYNINADLVAGKLAVVLNAEKLVMMTNIPGVLDKEGTLLTDLTAREIDALFEDGTISGGMMPKIASALDAAKSGVHSVHIVDGRIEHSVLLEILTEQPFGTMIRSY; encoded by the coding sequence ATGCCCGATCTTCCCGATATTTCGCAACTCGCCCCCGCGCTCAAAGCTGAGCTGATTGCAGAGGCGCTGCCTTATATTCGCCAGTACCACGGCAAGACCGTGGTCATCAAGTACGGCGGCAACGCCATGACCGAGGAACGTCTGAAACAGGGCTTCGCCCGTGACGTCGTGCTGCTCAAGCTGGTGGGCATCAACCCCGTCATCGTGCACGGTGGCGGTCCGCAGATCGACCAGGCGCTGAAGAAGATCGGCAAACAGGGCACCTTCATCCAGGGGATGCGGGTCACCGACGAGGAAACGATGGAAGTCGTCGAGTGGGTGCTCGGCGGCGAGGTCCAGCAGGACATCGTGATGCTGATCAATCACTATGGCGGCCAGGCGGTCGGTCTGACCGGCAAGGACGGCGGTCTGATCCATGCGCGCAAGATGATGATGCCGGACCGCGAACGGCCAGGCGAATTCCTCGACATCGGCCAGGTCGGCGAGGTCGAGGCGATCAACCCGGCGGTCGTCAAGGCGTTGCAGGACGACGCCTTCATCCCGGTGATCTCGCCGATCGGCTTCGATTCGAACGGCCTGTCGTACAACATCAACGCCGATCTGGTCGCCGGCAAGCTTGCGGTGGTGCTGAACGCCGAGAAGCTGGTGATGATGACCAACATCCCGGGCGTGCTGGACAAGGAAGGCACCCTGCTGACCGATCTGACCGCGCGCGAGATCGACGCGCTGTTCGAGGACGGCACGATTTCCGGTGGCATGATGCCGAAGATCGCCTCCGCGCTCGATGCCGCGAAAAGCGGCGTGCACTCGGTGCACATCGTCGACGGGCGCATCGAACATTCGGTGCTGCTCGAAATCCTGACCGAGCAGCCGTTCGGCACGATGATCCGCTCGTATTGA
- a CDS encoding response regulator transcription factor — translation MSNTHFLIIDDDTVFADILGRSLTRRGYVVHQANNAARALEIADEMDFARITVDLHLGQDSGLTLVARLRELQPDALILVLTGYASIATAVQAVKDGADNYVAKPANVETILAAMNDGASAEQADAALENPAPLSVARLEWEHIQRVLAEHDGNISATARALNMHRRTLQRKLGKRPVRQ, via the coding sequence ATGAGTAACACCCACTTTCTGATCATAGACGACGACACCGTCTTCGCCGATATTCTCGGCCGCTCGCTGACGCGGCGCGGCTATGTCGTTCATCAGGCGAACAATGCGGCGCGCGCGCTGGAAATCGCCGACGAAATGGATTTCGCGCGGATCACCGTCGATCTGCATCTCGGCCAGGATTCCGGCCTGACGCTGGTGGCGCGCCTGCGGGAATTGCAGCCCGACGCGCTGATTCTCGTGCTGACCGGGTATGCGAGCATCGCCACGGCGGTGCAGGCCGTCAAGGATGGGGCGGACAATTATGTCGCCAAGCCGGCCAATGTCGAAACGATCCTGGCGGCGATGAACGATGGCGCGAGCGCCGAGCAGGCCGACGCCGCGCTCGAGAATCCGGCGCCGCTGTCGGTCGCCCGGCTCGAATGGGAGCACATCCAGCGGGTGCTGGCCGAGCACGACGGCAATATCTCCGCCACCGCCCGGGCGCTGAACATGCACCGCCGGACCCTGCAACGCAAGCTGGGCAAGCGCCCGGTCCGGCAGTGA